The Neochlamydia sp. S13 genome has a segment encoding these proteins:
- a CDS encoding inorganic pyrophosphatase produces MANMIYRSHPWHGLSLGPLMPQIVNCYIEIVPTDTIKYELDKETGILKVDRPQKYSSVCPSLYGLLPKTYCGHHLASYCMQKTGLKNIQGDGDPLDICVFTEKVIPRGDIILKAIPIGGFRLIDGNEADDKIIAVMADDLVYGNLQNIDECPQRLIERLRHYFLTYKDFPEKTNGTVQITHLYDVKEAHQVIELALQDYEDKYGSASKPENFW; encoded by the coding sequence ATGGCAAACATGATCTATCGTTCTCATCCCTGGCATGGCCTTTCTTTAGGGCCCTTGATGCCTCAAATTGTTAATTGTTACATTGAAATCGTGCCTACGGATACGATAAAATATGAGCTTGATAAAGAAACGGGGATCCTAAAAGTTGATAGGCCTCAAAAGTATTCAAGTGTATGTCCAAGCTTGTATGGATTGCTGCCTAAGACCTATTGCGGCCATCACTTAGCGAGTTATTGTATGCAAAAAACGGGTCTTAAAAATATCCAAGGCGATGGAGATCCTTTAGATATCTGCGTATTCACCGAGAAAGTCATTCCTCGAGGAGACATTATTTTAAAAGCCATTCCTATTGGCGGATTTCGATTAATTGATGGAAATGAGGCGGATGATAAAATTATTGCTGTGATGGCAGACGATTTAGTTTATGGCAACCTTCAAAACATTGATGAATGTCCGCAACGTTTGATTGAAAGGCTTCGTCATTATTTTTTAACCTATAAAGATTTCCCCGAAAAAACTAATGGCACCGTCCAAATCACCCACCTCTATGATGTTAAAGAAGCTCATCAGGTGATTGAACTAGCTCTTCAAGACTATGAAGATAAATATGGATCTGCTTCAAAGCCGGAAAATTTTTGGTAA
- a CDS encoding NfeD family protein: protein MSPLIFLVLGFILIFIEFYLPGALMGIVGGICILASFSMFARQTESFLLVILYVIGSGVALAFLIKFALWRIRTEKPQHSIYSADTQDGYRAVDYDASTIGKSAIVLTDLKPGGFIIVEGKQQPAISQEGYLSKGTKVLVIGGNESNLIVRKE from the coding sequence ATGAGTCCTTTAATTTTTTTAGTGCTAGGTTTTATATTAATATTTATAGAGTTTTATCTGCCAGGTGCCCTAATGGGGATTGTCGGGGGTATTTGCATATTAGCCAGCTTTAGCATGTTTGCTAGGCAAACAGAATCTTTTCTATTGGTTATCTTATATGTGATAGGGAGTGGCGTGGCTCTTGCTTTTTTAATTAAATTTGCTCTCTGGCGCATTCGTACCGAAAAGCCTCAGCATAGCATTTACTCTGCAGATACTCAAGATGGTTACCGTGCTGTCGATTATGATGCTTCCACAATCGGTAAGTCAGCCATCGTGTTGACAGATTTAAAACCTGGGGGCTTTATTATCGTAGAAGGCAAACAGCAACCTGCTATTTCTCAGGAAGGGTATCTCTCCAAAGGTACTAAAGTTCTTGTGATTGGCGGTAATGAATCTAATTTAATTGTTAGAAAGGAATAA
- the floA gene encoding flotillin-like protein FloA (flotillin-like protein involved in membrane lipid rafts), whose translation MTHQLLALHLSSELYFLLILLALASLIILSILGKFLSFWFQAFVSGTPIPLFNLIGMSLRKIPLRVIVNARINLFKAGLKQVTVSDLETHYLAGGHVSEVATALIAADKANIQLDWRRATAIDLAGRDLRDAVQTSVNPKVIDCPSHGGYITGVAKDGIQINVRARVTVRTNIAQLVGGATEETIIARVGEGIVTAIGSSETHLHVLESPHKISQVVLEKGLDSSTAFVILSIDIVEMNLGENIGAKLRADKAESDKRIFQAEAEKRRAMAAAMEQENMAKVKDMEAKLIEAQSSIPMAIAESFRSGHIGIMDFTRYENILADTKMRKSIAEESDDRKK comes from the coding sequence ATGACTCATCAACTATTGGCCTTGCATTTAAGCTCAGAATTATATTTTTTGCTGATTCTTCTTGCATTGGCTTCTCTTATTATTTTAAGCATTCTAGGAAAATTTCTTAGTTTTTGGTTTCAAGCTTTTGTCTCGGGTACTCCGATCCCTTTGTTTAATCTAATCGGTATGAGTTTGCGTAAAATCCCTCTACGAGTCATCGTCAATGCGCGCATTAATCTATTCAAAGCAGGGTTAAAGCAAGTGACTGTCTCAGACTTGGAAACACACTATCTAGCTGGAGGCCATGTTTCTGAGGTAGCTACGGCTCTTATAGCTGCAGATAAAGCCAATATTCAGCTCGATTGGCGTCGCGCAACAGCGATTGATTTAGCAGGAAGAGACCTTCGCGATGCGGTGCAGACCTCTGTAAATCCCAAAGTAATTGACTGTCCTAGCCATGGGGGCTACATCACAGGCGTAGCTAAAGATGGCATTCAAATTAATGTCCGAGCTCGTGTGACCGTAAGAACAAACATTGCGCAATTAGTAGGCGGCGCTACTGAAGAGACGATTATTGCTCGTGTGGGTGAAGGGATTGTAACTGCTATTGGTAGTTCTGAAACCCATCTACATGTCCTTGAATCGCCTCATAAAATTTCCCAAGTGGTTTTAGAAAAAGGACTTGATTCTTCTACAGCTTTTGTTATTCTTTCTATTGATATTGTTGAGATGAACTTAGGCGAAAATATTGGTGCCAAGCTGCGTGCCGATAAAGCAGAATCCGATAAACGTATCTTCCAAGCTGAAGCAGAAAAAAGGCGAGCAATGGCCGCTGCGATGGAACAGGAAAATATGGCTAAAGTTAAAGACATGGAAGCTAAGCTAATTGAGGCTCAGTCTTCTATTCCTATGGCGATTGCCGAATCTTTTCGCTCAGGGCACATAGGCATTATGGATTTTACCCGTTATGAAAATATTCTTGCCGATACTAAAATGCGTAAATCTATTGCCGAAGAAAGTGACGATAGAAAAAAATAA
- a CDS encoding YggS family pyridoxal phosphate-dependent enzyme: MSILDNYRALQQEIAETAHACNRKIEDIKLIAVSKKQPWEFIFPLYQEGCRNFGENRIQEALPKIKQAPSDCHWHFIGPLQKNKVSKAVGPFVLIHSVDSLDLANKIAEVSKQLNLITAILLQVNTSQEQSKQGMTCEECYRNFNDFLSLPHLDVQGLMTMAPLTDNEKIIAKSFERLRRLKEALLKDYKPSNQLPHLSMGMSQDYKLAIREGATLLRIGSKIWP; the protein is encoded by the coding sequence ATGTCTATTCTTGATAATTACCGAGCCTTACAACAAGAAATTGCGGAAACAGCCCACGCCTGTAATAGAAAGATTGAAGACATTAAACTAATTGCGGTCTCTAAAAAACAACCTTGGGAATTTATTTTTCCCCTTTATCAAGAAGGGTGTCGAAATTTTGGAGAGAATAGAATTCAAGAAGCTTTACCTAAGATAAAACAAGCTCCTTCTGACTGCCATTGGCACTTCATCGGGCCCTTACAAAAAAACAAAGTAAGTAAAGCAGTGGGCCCTTTTGTTTTGATTCATTCGGTAGATTCTTTGGACCTAGCTAACAAAATAGCAGAGGTGTCTAAGCAATTAAATTTAATTACAGCTATTTTACTTCAAGTAAACACCTCTCAAGAACAATCTAAGCAAGGGATGACTTGCGAGGAATGCTATCGAAATTTTAATGATTTTCTTTCTTTGCCCCACCTTGATGTGCAAGGATTAATGACAATGGCTCCTTTGACCGATAATGAGAAAATTATAGCTAAAAGTTTTGAAAGGCTACGTCGGTTAAAAGAAGCTTTGTTAAAAGATTATAAACCTTCTAATCAATTACCTCATCTATCTATGGGAATGTCCCAAGATTATAAACTAGCCATTCGCGAGGGAGCAACTTTACTACGTATAGGCTCAAAGATTTGGCCTTGA
- a CDS encoding dicarboxylate/amino acid:cation symporter — MNALLNKSIRLNTTFLLFVAVCCGLITGYMNNEMVNTVAESFSAVFINLLKLVSLPIIFLSIVSTSSGMESARELKVLGQKVLKYTLLTTVIAASTALILFVVIDPVRTHLQEINFESVAPMEKQGSYVQYLQQIIPSNVIRPFNDNNVIGVLFIALLFSLSIIALPAENRHILHAFFSSLYAAMMKMTTWIIKLMPLAIWAFITLFMRDLHEGLEIESLALYLAVVILANLVQGIIVLPLLLKFKKISPLRTVKGMLPALSIAFFTKSSNAALPMAMKCAEERVGVSRRVASFAFPLCTTINMNGCAAFILTTVLFVSMSNGMTYTPLEMILWVFLATIAAVGNAGVPMGCYFLSSAFLATLNVPLNILGVILPFYTLIDMVETALNVWSDSCVATIVDSEVSPHTAASPIVNESSLSV, encoded by the coding sequence ATGAATGCTCTGTTAAATAAATCTATCCGCCTGAACACCACTTTTTTACTTTTTGTAGCTGTTTGCTGTGGCCTTATCACTGGGTACATGAATAATGAAATGGTAAATACCGTGGCCGAAAGCTTTTCAGCCGTATTTATTAATCTCCTTAAATTGGTCAGTTTGCCTATCATTTTTCTTTCCATTGTCTCAACTTCATCAGGGATGGAAAGTGCGCGTGAGCTAAAAGTTTTAGGCCAAAAAGTTTTAAAATACACGTTGCTAACAACAGTTATTGCGGCTTCTACTGCTTTAATTTTATTTGTAGTTATCGATCCTGTGCGCACTCATCTTCAGGAAATAAATTTTGAATCGGTAGCCCCGATGGAAAAGCAGGGAAGTTATGTGCAGTATCTCCAGCAAATTATTCCTTCCAATGTTATCAGGCCTTTTAATGATAACAATGTAATAGGCGTGCTGTTTATTGCTCTTTTATTCAGCCTTTCCATCATTGCTCTTCCTGCTGAAAATCGCCATATCCTACATGCTTTTTTCTCAAGCCTCTATGCTGCAATGATGAAGATGACAACATGGATTATCAAGCTCATGCCCTTGGCCATCTGGGCGTTCATTACCCTTTTCATGCGTGATTTACACGAAGGGCTAGAAATCGAAAGTTTAGCTCTCTATTTAGCCGTAGTCATTTTAGCTAACCTAGTGCAGGGAATTATTGTATTACCTCTTCTTTTAAAATTTAAAAAAATTTCTCCTTTAAGGACAGTGAAAGGCATGTTGCCAGCTTTATCTATTGCCTTCTTCACCAAATCTTCTAATGCCGCCTTACCGATGGCTATGAAATGTGCCGAAGAAAGAGTGGGAGTTTCTCGTCGTGTAGCGAGCTTTGCTTTTCCCCTATGTACGACTATCAACATGAACGGTTGTGCCGCTTTCATCCTTACTACTGTTCTTTTTGTATCGATGAGTAATGGCATGACCTATACACCTTTAGAAATGATCCTATGGGTTTTTCTTGCTACTATTGCTGCCGTAGGAAATGCAGGGGTCCCTATGGGCTGCTATTTTCTTTCGAGCGCTTTTTTAGCCACTTTGAATGTTCCTCTTAACATATTAGGAGTGATTTTACCTTTCTACACTCTTATTGATATGGTGGAAACAGCCCTGAATGTTTGGTCGGACTCATGTGTAGCCACCATCGTTGACAGTGAAGTTTCTCCTCATACTGCTGCTTCTCCTATCGTTAATGAATCTTCTCTAAGTGTTTAA
- a CDS encoding IS630 family transposase produces the protein MFVAAYHTIEELNALAKRQPSARYSHPLRAIAMAMEGKSAYQIGKALGYSTSTIQKWVRRYNHHHLERLQDNRPMTTERKRAVMPQQKKAFSGRAERRPSAQGSSSLSPLDDLPFTVKEELDKSLALPEGSKILGYPHYTTLTSRIPGYQANKKEYTGFKKVPEAIEALSNQFPKHKIEIWFEDEAKLGPPPAYRQGAAKKGKRPKVPKPIAYPTLYIATAICPALGKAEGLIFPFLNSKAIEYLLEQINQSLPVSSHALLILDRARYHVCKKLRIPPKVHLFFLSPPCPKAPSS, from the coding sequence ATGTTTGTAGCAGCTTATCATACAATCGAGGAGCTAAACGCCCTGGCAAAGAGGCAACCATCTGCTAGATACAGCCACCCATTAAGAGCCATAGCCATGGCAATGGAAGGAAAAAGCGCTTATCAGATAGGAAAAGCTCTGGGATATAGTACAAGTACTATTCAGAAATGGGTACGACGATATAATCATCACCACTTGGAAAGATTACAAGACAATCGGCCTATGACTACCGAAAGAAAAAGAGCTGTAATGCCCCAGCAAAAAAAAGCATTTTCAGGACGGGCAGAAAGAAGACCTAGCGCTCAAGGGTCGAGCAGTCTTTCTCCCCTGGATGACCTTCCATTCACCGTCAAAGAAGAGCTTGATAAAAGCTTGGCTTTGCCTGAAGGGTCGAAAATTTTAGGTTACCCTCATTATACCACTTTAACATCCCGCATTCCGGGCTATCAAGCCAATAAAAAGGAATATACAGGTTTTAAAAAAGTCCCAGAAGCCATCGAGGCTTTAAGTAATCAATTTCCTAAGCACAAGATCGAAATTTGGTTTGAAGATGAAGCCAAGCTAGGCCCCCCTCCCGCCTATCGCCAGGGAGCAGCGAAAAAAGGAAAGCGGCCAAAAGTGCCTAAGCCAATAGCCTATCCTACCCTCTATATAGCGACAGCTATTTGTCCAGCTTTAGGAAAAGCAGAAGGACTCATTTTTCCTTTCTTAAATAGCAAAGCCATTGAGTATCTTCTCGAACAAATTAATCAATCCCTGCCAGTTTCTTCTCATGCCTTACTGATTTTGGACCGAGCCCGCTATCACGTTTGTAAAAAGCTTAGAATTCCTCCTAAGGTTCACCTTTTCTTCTTATCTCCTCCTTGCCCTAAAGCTCCCTCCTCTTAA
- a CDS encoding RimK family alpha-L-glutamate ligase has product MILTTLLASLALLTSSNYNELKEDDNLLIKALQKQQIEAQPVIWDDPQNNWKDYQAVLVFSTWDYHTDKFNFFLQTLSEIEKQRIPLFNPLGTIRWNASKVYLKKLAEKGVKVIDSIYLSSKDLKNLPNLLEKYGWEECVIKPSISASGDHTFRFNSSTVQKMQDHFKDYPYDLIVQPFMKEIMTEGEWSFIFFEKEFIQCVLKKPADGQFLVQSAHGGSVQPVTPPDWMINEVKKILLATEQPYLHARVDVIKKGSALAVVEVEMIEPSLFLSYFPGSADKLAQKIKERLSASLTPLEPRSKGRASL; this is encoded by the coding sequence ATGATTTTAACGACTCTCTTGGCTAGCCTTGCTTTGCTCACAAGTAGCAACTACAACGAACTTAAAGAAGATGATAATTTATTAATAAAGGCCTTGCAAAAACAACAAATAGAAGCTCAGCCAGTGATTTGGGATGATCCTCAAAACAATTGGAAAGACTATCAAGCGGTGTTAGTTTTTTCTACTTGGGACTATCATACCGATAAGTTTAACTTTTTCTTGCAAACCTTAAGCGAGATTGAAAAACAAAGAATCCCACTTTTTAACCCCCTTGGCACCATCCGTTGGAATGCTTCAAAAGTTTATTTAAAAAAGCTAGCAGAGAAAGGAGTTAAGGTCATTGATAGTATTTATTTATCCTCTAAAGATTTAAAAAATTTACCCAACCTTTTAGAAAAATATGGATGGGAAGAATGCGTGATAAAACCTAGTATCTCTGCTAGTGGAGATCACACTTTTAGGTTTAATTCTTCTACTGTTCAAAAAATGCAAGATCACTTTAAAGATTATCCTTATGACTTAATAGTTCAACCTTTTATGAAAGAAATCATGACAGAAGGCGAGTGGTCCTTTATCTTCTTCGAAAAAGAGTTTATCCAATGCGTGTTAAAAAAACCGGCAGATGGGCAATTTTTAGTGCAAAGCGCACATGGAGGCTCCGTTCAACCGGTCACCCCACCTGATTGGATGATCAACGAAGTCAAAAAAATTCTCCTTGCTACTGAACAACCTTATTTACATGCTAGGGTAGACGTGATCAAGAAAGGTTCTGCGTTAGCCGTGGTGGAAGTAGAAATGATTGAGCCCTCACTTTTCCTTAGCTATTTTCCTGGCTCTGCCGATAAGTTGGCTCAAAAAATTAAAGAGAGGCTCTCAGCTAGCTTAACGCCCCTTGAACCTCGGTCCAAAGGGAGGGCTTCTTTGTAA
- a CDS encoding addiction module antidote protein → MLKHLKDHDEAVAYLNAALEESLKGDEESQHLFLMALRNVAEAQGGVGTLAKKAHVGRESLYKTLSGAGNPKWHTLVSLCVAMGLNLRLS, encoded by the coding sequence CTGCTTAAGCACTTAAAGGATCACGATGAAGCTGTTGCATACCTAAATGCTGCGCTAGAAGAAAGCCTTAAAGGCGATGAGGAATCACAACATCTTTTCTTAATGGCTCTACGTAACGTCGCAGAAGCTCAAGGCGGCGTTGGCACATTGGCTAAAAAAGCTCATGTAGGCCGTGAAAGCCTCTACAAAACCCTTTCAGGAGCCGGTAATCCTAAATGGCACACGCTTGTTTCATTATGTGTAGCAATGGGATTGAACTTGAGATTGAGTTAG
- a CDS encoding F-box/WD40 repeat-containing protein, giving the protein MNPLHPNPSVLFPVFKTLSWFREETNIYSEIAVKIFSKLGASDLCRAEGVCQEWKQLIQASNLWKKLYFQEASKVSSSEKESAIGTLPSEILLKIFSFLPVKELVFSQQVCKSWYELGAETALWKCLLGKTYPTLSAIPETMKISPKDLIVAQYNIEANRVQIIDLLPMALEKGHNKNSQAAFSSNGKHVIIFNNDLPTLPWDIARDIVSLWDANTGKCLQVWEGITWSKDLFISSGSQWLIINRSKSISLWNANTGECLKAIEEDPLGTEVFFSPNKEWLVTWGSSICLWDAKTGECLQALERRGIEHRSSQTPFSPDGKWLFIDSSKSVSLWDAKTGQCLHTLEKLDKKSLFTRISFSPDSALLVITSNESISLWSANTGACLHIWDEISEVSSVTFSPDSQQIVIDDYEFIRLWDLKTREWVCTFDECGDASIISFSSDGQRLIIENRQSLCLWDVKAGEKLKTLDDKLAAHTRIILFSPDNQRIIADTMDLIRLWDANTGECLQTLEKLEKKEWLAKISFSSNSEKVVIYLIDSIHLWDAQTGKCLKNLEEPGNFKQAFFSPNSQWLVISDPREVQLWDAQTGEYLRPLGKHFGYGGYEPASFSPNGGQLLIGMKVFDYFPAKSGSFQPAESPRNLENEERANNPTEKLVAKESKKRKARSAKSQEDSSTVSAAVEHLPPPHQKKREKGE; this is encoded by the coding sequence ATGAACCCTTTGCATCCAAATCCCTCTGTTTTATTTCCTGTATTTAAGACTCTTTCTTGGTTTAGAGAAGAAACAAATATTTATTCCGAGATTGCAGTCAAGATTTTCTCAAAATTGGGAGCCTCCGATCTATGTCGAGCAGAGGGAGTTTGCCAAGAATGGAAGCAACTGATTCAAGCAAGTAACTTATGGAAAAAGCTCTATTTCCAAGAAGCTAGCAAAGTTTCCTCGTCAGAAAAAGAATCCGCTATAGGTACACTCCCTTCGGAAATATTGTTAAAAATTTTTTCCTTTTTGCCTGTTAAAGAACTTGTCTTTAGCCAGCAGGTATGCAAGAGCTGGTATGAATTAGGCGCAGAAACTGCACTTTGGAAATGTTTACTTGGGAAAACTTATCCTACTTTATCTGCTATACCCGAGACGATGAAAATCTCTCCCAAAGATCTAATTGTGGCTCAATACAATATAGAAGCTAATCGTGTGCAAATTATTGATTTACTTCCTATGGCATTGGAAAAAGGACATAATAAAAACTCGCAAGCAGCGTTTTCTTCTAATGGTAAGCATGTAATTATTTTTAATAATGACCTACCTACCCTTCCTTGGGACATTGCTCGTGACATTGTTAGCCTTTGGGATGCTAATACGGGAAAATGTCTACAGGTTTGGGAGGGAATTACTTGGAGCAAAGATCTATTTATTTCTTCAGGTAGCCAGTGGCTAATTATCAATAGATCTAAGTCCATTAGTCTTTGGAATGCCAACACAGGAGAATGTCTAAAAGCCATAGAAGAAGACCCATTGGGCACAGAAGTATTCTTTTCTCCAAATAAGGAATGGCTAGTTACCTGGGGTAGCTCCATTTGCCTTTGGGATGCTAAAACGGGAGAATGTCTACAGGCTTTAGAAAGACGGGGAATAGAACATCGGAGTTCACAAACACCTTTTTCTCCGGATGGCAAGTGGCTGTTTATCGATAGCTCTAAATCCGTTAGCCTTTGGGATGCTAAAACTGGGCAATGCCTACACACTTTGGAAAAACTGGATAAAAAAAGCCTGTTCACAAGAATATCTTTTTCTCCAGATAGCGCGTTGCTAGTTATCACTAGTAATGAATCCATTAGCCTTTGGAGTGCTAACACTGGGGCGTGCTTACATATTTGGGATGAAATCAGTGAGGTAAGCTCAGTAACTTTTTCACCAGATAGCCAGCAAATAGTTATCGACGACTATGAATTCATTCGCCTTTGGGATCTTAAAACTAGAGAATGGGTCTGCACTTTTGATGAATGCGGGGATGCCTCCATCATATCTTTCTCTTCAGATGGTCAGCGTCTAATTATTGAGAATAGGCAGTCTCTTTGCCTTTGGGATGTTAAAGCGGGGGAAAAGCTAAAAACTTTAGATGATAAGCTAGCGGCACACACACGGATAATCCTCTTTTCTCCCGACAACCAGCGGATAATTGCCGATACGATGGATCTCATTCGCCTTTGGGATGCCAACACAGGAGAATGTCTACAGACTTTAGAAAAACTGGAAAAAAAAGAGTGGCTTGCAAAAATATCTTTTTCTTCAAATAGTGAAAAGGTAGTTATTTACCTCATCGACTCCATCCACCTTTGGGATGCACAAACAGGGAAATGCCTAAAAAATTTGGAAGAGCCTGGAAATTTCAAACAAGCATTTTTTTCTCCAAACAGCCAATGGTTGGTTATTTCTGACCCACGTGAAGTTCAATTGTGGGATGCTCAAACAGGTGAATACTTGCGCCCTTTGGGAAAACACTTCGGATACGGGGGATACGAGCCGGCATCCTTTTCTCCTAATGGGGGACAATTATTGATTGGAATGAAAGTTTTCGATTATTTCCCCGCTAAAAGCGGTAGTTTTCAACCCGCGGAATCTCCAAGAAATCTAGAAAATGAAGAGAGAGCAAACAATCCAACTGAAAAATTGGTAGCAAAAGAATCTAAAAAAAGGAAAGCCAGAAGTGCTAAAAGCCAAGAAGATAGTAGCACCGTTTCAGCGGCCGTGGAACATCTTCCACCTCCTCACCAGAAAAAAAGGGAAAAAGGGGAGTAG
- a CDS encoding DUF4277 domain-containing protein, which yields MQIDTQNIDHLGLVAGMCEEIGLVDLIDQAVGSQAKNKHLTYGQAVKCMILNRLGFVSRTLYRYSEYFEDKLIDHL from the coding sequence ATGCAAATAGATACACAAAACATCGATCATTTAGGATTAGTGGCTGGAATGTGTGAGGAAATAGGATTAGTTGACCTTATAGACCAAGCAGTAGGTAGCCAGGCGAAGAATAAGCATCTAACCTATGGGCAAGCTGTTAAATGTATGATCTTAAATAGATTGGGATTTGTAAGCCGGACGCTTTACAGGTATTCTGAGTACTTTGAAGACAAGCTCATTGACCATTTGTAA
- a CDS encoding F-box-like domain-containing protein gives MNPLHSNPPVLFPVFKTLSCFKEETNIYAEIAAKIFSKLGASDLCQAEGVCQEWKQLIQASNLWKKLYFQKASKASSPEKEFTVGTLPSEMLLKIFSFLPVKELGFSQQVCKSWCELGADTSLWKCLLGKTYPTLSATSDTMKVSPKDILAAQYNIKTNRAQIIDLLPLALEKGHKENAQAAFSQNGKHVIIFNNDIINSRCEIVSLWDANTGKCLQVWEGITWSRDLFLSSGSQWLIINRSKSTSLWDANTGECLKVLEEDSLGTEVFFSPNKERLVTRGSFIRLWDAKTGECLQTLERRETKDWSSQTPFSPDSQWLAIDSSKSVSLWDAKTGKCLHTLEKPKKESLFTKISFSPDSALLVITSNESISLWSANTGACLHIWDEISEVSSVTFSPDSQQIVIDDYEFIRLWDLKTREWVCTFDECGDASIISFSSDGQRLIADNGQSLCLWDVKAGEKLKTLDDKLAAHTRIILFSPDNQRIIADTMDLIRLWDANTGECLQTLEKLEKKEWLAKISFSSNSEKVVIYLIDSIHLWDAQTGKCLKNLEEPGNFKQAFFSPNSQWLVISDPREVQLWDAQTGEYLRPLGKHFGYGGYEPASFSPNGGQLLIGMKVFDYFPAKSDSYQPTESPRNLENEERANNPTEKLVTEESKKRKARSTKSQEDSSTVSEAGEHLRPSPQKKREKGE, from the coding sequence ATGAACCCTTTGCATTCAAATCCTCCTGTTTTATTTCCTGTATTTAAGACTCTTTCTTGTTTTAAAGAAGAAACAAATATTTATGCGGAGATTGCAGCCAAGATTTTCTCAAAATTGGGAGCCTCCGATCTATGTCAAGCAGAGGGAGTTTGCCAAGAATGGAAGCAACTGATTCAGGCAAGTAACTTATGGAAAAAGCTTTATTTCCAAAAAGCTAGCAAAGCTTCCTCGCCAGAAAAAGAATTCACTGTAGGTACACTCCCTTCTGAAATGTTGTTAAAAATTTTTTCCTTTTTGCCTGTTAAAGAACTCGGCTTTAGCCAGCAGGTATGCAAGAGCTGGTGTGAATTAGGTGCAGACACTTCACTTTGGAAATGTTTACTTGGGAAAACTTATCCTACTTTATCTGCTACATCCGACACGATGAAAGTCTCTCCCAAAGATATACTAGCGGCTCAATACAATATAAAAACTAATCGTGCGCAAATTATTGATTTACTTCCTTTGGCATTGGAAAAAGGACATAAAGAGAACGCGCAAGCAGCGTTTTCTCAGAATGGTAAGCATGTAATTATTTTTAATAATGACATAATTAACTCTCGTTGTGAAATTGTTAGCCTTTGGGATGCTAATACAGGAAAATGTCTACAGGTTTGGGAGGGAATTACTTGGAGCAGAGATCTATTTCTTTCTTCAGGTAGCCAGTGGCTAATTATTAATAGATCTAAGTCTACTAGTCTTTGGGATGCCAACACAGGAGAATGTCTAAAAGTCTTAGAAGAAGACTCATTGGGTACAGAAGTATTCTTTTCTCCAAATAAAGAACGGCTAGTTACCAGGGGTAGCTTCATTCGCCTTTGGGATGCTAAAACGGGAGAATGTCTGCAGACTTTAGAAAGACGGGAAACAAAAGATTGGAGTTCACAAACACCTTTTTCTCCAGATAGCCAGTGGCTGGCTATCGATAGCTCTAAATCCGTTAGCCTTTGGGATGCTAAAACTGGGAAATGCCTACACACTTTGGAAAAACCGAAAAAAGAAAGTCTGTTCACAAAAATATCTTTTTCTCCAGATAGCGCGTTGCTAGTTATCACTAGTAATGAATCCATTAGCCTTTGGAGTGCTAACACTGGGGCGTGCTTACATATTTGGGATGAAATCAGTGAGGTAAGCTCAGTAACTTTTTCACCAGATAGCCAGCAAATAGTTATCGACGACTATGAATTCATTCGCCTTTGGGATCTTAAAACTAGAGAATGGGTCTGCACTTTTGATGAATGCGGGGATGCCTCCATCATATCTTTCTCTTCAGATGGTCAGCGCCTAATTGCTGATAATGGGCAGTCTCTTTGCCTTTGGGATGTTAAAGCGGGGGAAAAGCTAAAAACTTTAGATGATAAGCTAGCGGCACACACACGGATAATCCTCTTTTCTCCCGACAACCAGCGGATAATTGCCGATACGATGGATCTCATTCGCCTTTGGGATGCCAACACAGGAGAATGTCTACAGACTTTAGAAAAACTGGAAAAAAAAGAGTGGCTTGCAAAAATATCTTTTTCTTCAAATAGTGAAAAGGTAGTTATTTACCTCATCGACTCCATCCACCTTTGGGATGCACAAACAGGGAAATGCCTAAAAAATTTGGAAGAGCCTGGAAATTTCAAACAAGCATTTTTTTCTCCAAACAGTCAATGGTTAGTTATTTCTGACCCACGTGAAGTTCAATTGTGGGATGCTCAAACAGGTGAATACTTGCGCCCTTTGGGAAAACACTTCGGATACGGGGGATACGAGCCGGCATCCTTTTCTCCTAATGGGGGACAATTATTGATTGGAATGAAAGTTTTCGATTATTTCCCCGCTAAAAGCGATAGTTATCAACCCACGGAATCTCCAAGAAATCTAGAAAATGAAGAGAGAGCAAACAATCCAACTGAAAAATTGGTAACAGAAGAATCTAAAAAAAGAAAAGCCAGAAGTACTAAAAGCCAAGAAGATAGTAGCACCGTTTCAGAGGCAGGGGAGCATCTTCGACCTTCTCCCCAGAAAAAAAGGGAAAAAGGGGAGTAG